The genomic DNA TGCTGGTCATGGGGAAGACCTGTCCTTTGCGTCAGGGGAACGGTTGGCGTCAGGGGAGGGGCGGTGCCACGTCGGCATGCGCCATTTGTGTTGCCATGACCGATTATATGATGATTATCATATATAACGTCAATGACCATCAGAAGAGGCGACCCTGCCGATGTCCACCCAGCCCTCCACCCTGGCAGACCCCGATGCCTCCACGACGCCAGCCCGGCGCCCGACCCCGCGCCAGTTGGCCCGCGCTCTCATCACCCCCGACCGCCGCCGGGCACGCCCGGCGCGGCAGATGCCGATGCCCGACAGCCTGACCGAGATCGATGTGGCGGGAACCGGCATGCTGATCCGCCAATGGGCACCGGCCGATGGTGCAACGCCCACCGGATCGAGCATGGTTCTGGTCCATGGCTGGGAAGGCAGCCATGCCGACATGGCGGGCTTCGTGGCACCGTTGCAGGCCAAAGGTTTCACGGTTCTCGCACCTGATCTGCCGGCCCATGGCGGGTCGGGTGGCAGCACCGCGACCATTCCGCAACTGGCCATGGCGGTGGCGGCGACAGTTGCCCATGCGGCGCGTCATGCCGGGGCGGTGCAGGGTCTCATCGCCCATTCCATCGGCTGCGCGGCCACGGCTGTGGCATTGCTGGACGGTGCGGATGTCGCACGGGTGGCGCTGGTGTCGTCGCCGGTCCGCTATCTCGACGGGGCCCGGGCCGCGGCGGCGCGCTTCGCGTATGACGCGATGGAATGGGCGGTGTTCGAGGCTGAACTAGTGGCCCTCGGCACCGAGCTTCATGCCATGAACCTGCTGCATCAGGCGCGCGAGCTTCGCCAGCCGGCCCTGTTCATTCACGCCACCGATGACCGGGTGGTGCCGATCGAGGCCGGGCGCGCCTCTGCCGCCGCCTGGCCGGGCGCGCGGATGATCGAACATGACGGGTTGGGCCATGGCCGGATCCTGGCCGACCCGGCGGTGATCGCGGCTGCCGTGGATTTTGTCGCCGGATCAGAGTGACGGCAGCACGATGCCATCGATCAGGGCATCGATCGCCATGTTCACAGCCGGCCCGGTGACGCGACCATCGGCGGCGGCAAGGCCCAAGGCGGCTTCGTTCAGGGCCCCTGACAGCATCAGCGCCAGGGCTTGCACCGACAGGCCCGGCCGTAACCGGCCCTCGTCTGCCAGGGCATTCAGCCCCAGAACCAGGGTGCCCAGTCCATGGGCGGCATCGACCTTGCGCCATGTCTCCCAGCCCAGCACCGCCGGCCCGTCGATCAGCACGATCTGGCGGATATCGGGCCGGGTCGCGGTGGTGACGAAGGCGCGCGATCCGGCCCGTAAAGCATGCAGGGCATCGGGGGCGGCATGGGCTGCCCGGTCGATCGCAGCCACGATATTGGCCTGCGCATCTTCCAGCACCGCCTGAAACAGCGCCGCCTTGTCGGGGAACTGGTGATACAGCGCGCCGCGGCTGACGCCCGCCCGGGCCAG from Tistrella bauzanensis includes the following:
- a CDS encoding alpha/beta fold hydrolase → MSTQPSTLADPDASTTPARRPTPRQLARALITPDRRRARPARQMPMPDSLTEIDVAGTGMLIRQWAPADGATPTGSSMVLVHGWEGSHADMAGFVAPLQAKGFTVLAPDLPAHGGSGGSTATIPQLAMAVAATVAHAARHAGAVQGLIAHSIGCAATAVALLDGADVARVALVSSPVRYLDGARAAAARFAYDAMEWAVFEAELVALGTELHAMNLLHQARELRQPALFIHATDDRVVPIEAGRASAAAWPGARMIEHDGLGHGRILADPAVIAAAVDFVAGSE
- a CDS encoding TetR/AcrR family transcriptional regulator, with product MTEHSDDSDGDGAAGTRPRRSNQQRSADTRRALIRAARALFAVHGYAATGTPEILARAGVSRGALYHQFPDKAALFQAVLEDAQANIVAAIDRAAHAAPDALHALRAGSRAFVTTATRPDIRQIVLIDGPAVLGWETWRKVDAAHGLGTLVLGLNALADEGRLRPGLSVQALALMLSGALNEAALGLAAADGRVTGPAVNMAIDALIDGIVLPSL